The following DNA comes from Occultella kanbiaonis.
GCGCCGCGGCGCCCACGACCCGTGCTTCAAACGGGAGGGGACCGCAACCTACTGGCGCGGGCTACTCACGCCGCAGGGCCCGGCCGCGCTCCGGGTGAGCCGGTCCGACGCAGGCGGCCCCGTGCTCGCGATGGCCTGGGGCGACGGCGCCGCCTGGGTCCTGGACGCCGTCCCCGCGATGCTCGGCGCGTTCGACGAGCCCGCCGGGTTCGACGTCACCGGCCACCCGACCCTCGGCCCGCTCGCACGCCGGCACCCGCACCTGCCGCTGACCCGCACCCACCAGGTACTGGAGGCGCTGGTCCCGACCGTCATCGAGCAGAAGGTCACCGGCGCGGAGGCGTTCGGCTCATGGCGGGCGCTCGTGCAGCGCTTCGGCGAACCGGCACCAGGGCCCGCCGGCGGGCACGGTCTTCGGGTGCCGCCGACGCCGGACGTGCTGGCGGCGATCCCGAGCTGGGAGTGGCTGCACCTGGGGATCGACCCGGCGCGCTCCCGCGCCATCGTCGCGGCAGCCCGCGTCGCACCGTCGCTTGAACGGCTCGCCCGCGGTACCTCCGCGGACGCCGATCGCGCCCTGCGCTCGCTGCCGGGCGTGGGCGTGTGGACCAGCGCCGAGGTGCGCGTGCGTGTGTTCGGCGACGCCGACGCGGTCAGCTTCGGCGACTATCACGTGGCCAGGAACGTCGGGTGGGCGCTCACCGGGAGAATCGTGGACGACGGCGAACTGGCGGTTCTGCTCGAACCGTTCCGTCCGCATCGCGGCCGGGTGCAACGCCTCGTGATGCTCAGCGGGGTGGCGCCGCCACGCCGTGGGCCGCGAATGGCCGTGCGCACCCACCTGCCCGGCCGCAGTTGAATCTCTTCTGAATCCGCACCCATCCGAACTGGGCACGTCTCCGAAGACCAGGTGACGGACGAGTGAGGACGGCGCTTCGCGAGAGACCTTGCGAGGGCCGGACGGGGAGGTGGGCCGATGGAACCGGCGCCGACGACCGAGCCGTCCTCCGCGCGCCCCGCGGGCCACGGTGTCTCCCGCCTGCCGCGCACCCTACTGCGGGCCCTCCTGCTGGCCGGCGGAACCCTCGCCGTCGGCGTCCTGCTTGCCGGCCCCGCCTCCGCGGACGACCAGGAGCCCGACGGCGGCCCGTTGGGCGGCCTCATCGATGAGGTCGTGCAGCCGGTGACCGAGGCGACCGAGACGATCATCGAACCCGTGACGAACGAGGTGGTCGCACCGGTCACCGAGACGGTCACCGAACCCGTGACGAACGAGGTGGTCGCACCGGTCACCGAGGCAGTCGTCGAACCCGTGACGAACGACCTGGTCGCACCGGTCACCGAGGCAGTCGTCGAACCCGTGACGAACGACCTGGTCGCACCGGTCGCCGAGACGGTCGTCGAACCCGCGATCGAGGCGGTCACCGAGCCCGTCGCCGAGACAGTCGTCGAACCCGTGGCCGAGACGGTGGCCGCCGTCACCACGCCGGTCGCAGCGGCCGTCGCGCCGCTCACCGACCCGACCCTCGGCCTCGCGGCGGAGCCACTGGCCCCGATCACCGACGCCCTCGCCCCAATCACCGACGTCCTCGCCCCGGTCACCGACACCCTGGCCCCCATCACTGGCGCCCTCGCCCCAGTCACCGGCGCCCTCGCCCCGATCACCGACACACCGCTGCCCGGCGCCGACCCCGTCCCGACCGGCCCGGCCGAGCCGAGCGCCCCGGTCGCGCCGGACGCGAGCGAGACCGTTTCGCCGACGGCTCCGGTCATCGCGACCGTCGGAGCCGGCGCCATCGTGACGTCGACCGATGCCGGCCTCGTCGCGCCGGTCCAGTCCCGGTCCGCGCCCACCGCAGGGGACGACAAGGCGGCCGCGTGGCTCGCGACGGCCGACGGTCCCGGGCCCGAGGACGAGCGCCGGCAGCCATGGTCTCCCCCGCGGCCGCCCGCTCCGTCCGCCGGGTCCGGCGGCCCCGCGCAGCACTCGCCCGAGCACGCGGTGCTGGCGGGGACGACTCGCCTCCTACCCATGACGATGACCAGCGATCGCGGCGAGGACACGCTCGTCGCAGACCCGCTGAACACCCGTCCGGGCTTCGCCCCGGACTGATTCCCTCTCGCTCCGAAAGGTGCCGGCGACCGCCGCGCACCATCCCGGGCGGACCGGCCACGGCCGGCTGCCCACCAATCGGAAGAGAGATCATGAAGACCTGGATGCAAAGAAGCCTTGGCGTAGCGGGATTGGCGGGCGGGCTATGGCTCGCGGGCTCGATCGCCGCCTACGCCGATGACCCGGCCAGCCACGAGCAGGACAGCTCCACCGAGTCCTCGGTCGCGGCACCCATCGAACTGGGCGGCCTGTCGCTCGGTGTCGAGACCGAGGACCGATCCTCGGTCGAGCAGTCCTCGTCGTACACCGACTCGGACGGCAACACCACCGAGACCGAGAGCGTGGAGGAGTCATCCTCACAGAGCGACCTCGGGATCGACGTCGGCGAGATCTCGATCGACCCGGCGGCGATGCTCGCCACCGAGAGCTCGACGTCGTCCGTCGAGGCCGGCGACAGTGGCTCGACGGAGGGCTCGCAGCTCACCAGCGGTGAGGTCGAGGCCCCGGTCAGCCTCGGTGGCGTGACCGTCACCGGCTCCCAGCAGTCGGCGAGCACCACCGAGGAGTCGACCACGACCACCACGGACGAGGGCAGCGCGTCGACCTCCGAGTCGACGTCGGAGTCCTCCGCCACCGGTGGCGCGCTCGAGATCGGCCAGCTCGACATCGACCCGGCCGCCGCTCTGAGCGACGACCGCGAGTCGGAGACCACCTCCACCGAGGGCGGCGTGAACGACGCCGAGTCCTCGTCGGAGACCTCGCTCGAGGCTTCGTCGCCGATCACCTTCGAGGGGATCGCCGCCACGGCAACGGACGAGCGCTCCTCGGAGCGGGAGATCGGATCCACGGTGACTGACTCCGAAGGCACCGCCACCACCTCCGAGACCGTCTCGCAGGCCTCCTCGAACGCCGTCGGCGTCGAGGGTCTGGACCTGGCCGTGGACCCCATGGCGAGCGTCTGGAACAGCACCGGCTCGGCCGCCACCCAGGCGCGCGGGATCGAGGGCGCCGAGAGCTCGGCGTCCGAGTCCGACACCGCGATCTGGGCCGGCGCGCCGTTCCACCTCGGTGGCATCACCGCGGCGGGCGAGTCCGCTCAGGCCGAGGAGCGGCAAGCCACCTCGACCGTCTCCGACGACGAGGGCACCGTCACCTCGACCGAGCAGTCGTGGGACGCCACCCGCACCTCGTTCATCGGGCAGACCGGTGACATCGCCGGTGAGCCGTGGGTCTGGCTGACCGACACCCGGTCCGACGCGTCGGCCTCGGCCGGAGACAGCGAAGGCTCGGACAGCAACACCGCGCAGATGGTCGGCTACGCGTTCCCGTTCGCGATCGGGGACTCGGGTTTCGCATCCGAGATCGTCGATGCGTCCGGCACGCACACCGCTGACGCCATCACCGACGAGAACGGCACCCGGACCAACGAGCGGACCACCGAGAACCAGTCGGTGACCCGCCCCGGGTTCGTCCTCGACGGCGCTGCTGGGTGACCCGCACGGGCTTCTCGACACCGAGAACGCCCAGCGCAACCGACTGGTCTGAACTAGTCACGCCCGGCCCGGCCCCTCACGGGGCCGGGCCGTGGCCACGCGGGTGCGACCGGGCCATCCGGGCGGCGACCATCGGCTGCCGCGATCGCCGGCGTGTGGCGCCTAGAAGCTACCGATCCCCTGCCCGATCAGCAGGACACCGTAGACGAGCAGCAGCACCACGGCGATCGTGGTGTTGTTGCGCATCAGCCACACCTCGAGTGCGCGCAGCGGCTGCTCCGTGCGCACCGGGAACAGCAGGTGCAGCCCGACCGGAACGGCAACGGTCAGTGACGCGATCACGGTGTAGATCACGAGCAGCAGGGCGACGTCGCCGGTGCCAAGACCGGCCGTACCGATCGTGAGGGCGGCCCCCGCCGCGAAGGCCACGTTCTTCGGGTTCGCGCCCGCGAACAGCAGGCCGCTGCGCAACGACCGCACGGGGGTGGTGCTCGCGATCGAGGACATCCATCCTGGCAGCTGCGGGACCGGGAGACCCGTGTCCGGGTCGATCTCGGCCTCGGGACCGGGTTCGGACTCGGTGGGCCGGAACTTGCGCCGGGCCATGACCAGCAACCACACGCCGAGCGCGAGCTGCAGCACACCGGCCACGGGGTTCGGTCCGTCGGAGGAATCGGTCGGCAGGTAGCCCGCGAGCAGGGTGAGGACCGTGACCACCGCCGCGATCCCGACCGCCCAGCCGAGCAGGAACGCGATCCCGTTCGCCCGCGAGCGCGGTGACAGCAGGATCAGCACGCTGACGATGATCGGGATCGGGCTCACCGATACGCCGAGCCCGAAGGGCAGGATCGCACCGACCAGATCGAGCATCATGCCCACCTCTCGCCTCTGGGACCACGCGACGTCCGGCCCGCCGACGGCACGGTCCGGCGGACCACGCGGGCAAGCAGGTCGAACGCTAGCGTGCCACCGCCTCGTCGGGGTAGCCGGTCCGGATCAGGCGTGCGCGCCGACGCTGATATCGCCGAACGCCACCTCGGGGCGCGCCTGCAGCACCGCGGCCACACGGTCGGCCTGCTCCTCGATCGCGCGCCGCCGTCGGGCGGTGGGCCCCTCGAACATCTCCACCGTGATCCTGACCCGGCTGCCGCTGAGGCGCTGGTGCCAGACCCCGGCCACCACGCCGTCGAGCAGGACCACCGGGAAGTTCCCGGCCTGCCCGCCGGCCAGTGCCCGTTCGGCCGCCCGGCCCGGGAAGATCCGCTCCCGCGGCTGGCTGCCCACGCCATAGGCGTCGAAGAGCGGGAGCAGGCGGACCTGGTCGCGCCGTGGCTCGACGTCGGGCGCGCCGGCCACGCGCAGGCACCCGGCACCGTCCCGGTCCACCCGTTCCAGGCGTGGGTCCGCCTCCGCCTGCGCGAACAGGTCCGCGGCCCGGCCCGGACGGATCGCGAGCCACTTCGCGAACTCGGCGGCAGTGGCCGGGCCGTAGGCGGCCAGGTAGGTGTGCACGAGGTCGACGGCGGCGCCCACGCCCGGTTGCGGGTCGAACCCGGGCAGCCAGGTGCGCGGGCTCGTGTAGGTGACCTTCCGGCCCCGCGGCCGCCCGAAGCAGAGCAGGCCGCGGTGCCCGGCGATCCCGATCAGCTGCCGCCAGCGCGGCCAGTAGCCGCCGAACGCCGGCATCACGAGGTCACCGGCCCATGGTCCCGTTGCGCCGATGACCGCCTCGTCGAGCTCGTCGACGGTCAGCTCGACGTCGAGGAGGACCGTACCGAGCGCCGCCAGGACCGCGTCGGCCTGCTCGGGGGTGAGCCGCATGGCCGGGGGCGGGGTCGGCCCCGCGGTCCCGATCCAGCCCATCGCGCCGACCCACCGGGACAGGCCGTCCGCGGAGAGCAGGTGCACCGTCCCGCGCGGGCCGTGGGCCTTGACGAGGGTCCGGTCCTGTTCGAGCGCGTGGCGCACGTCGGAGCGCGTGGCGCCGCCGACCCGGAGCCCGATCGAGGTCTCGCCGGCCACCATCACCTGGGCGTGTGCCCCGAGGATCGCGTCGACGACGGCGGTGATCGCCGTCGAGCGGTCGGCTCCGGTCGGCACCGTCTCGAGCAGGCGGTGGGTCGCCAGCCGGGCCGCCAGCAGCCGGTCCCAGTCGTCGCCTCGTGCGGTCATCGGATTCCCCTCGCCGTCGTGTTGACCCCAGGTTAGGCGCGATAGCGGTCAGGACCTGTCCCCTACGACCAGGGTGACGGCTTCGCAGAATGGCGACCGTCCGCCGTCGGACGCGCGTACCGTTGGTGCGGAGCAGATCATGGACGATCTCACGGCGGTCTTGGACACGGGGCGACTGGCGTTCGCCCACGGGGACTGGCAGGGCGCGCATCGGGACCTGTCCAGGGCCCGGGAGCTCGGCACGCTCCCGACGGCGGACCTGGACCTGCTCAGCCGGGTGTGCTGGTGGGTCGGCAGGGCGCGGGAGTCGCTGGAGCTCTCCGAGGACGTCTACAACCGGTTCGAGCAGGAGGGCGATCTGCCCGGTGCGGCGAACAAGGCGCTCAACCTCGGGCTGCTCTGGTTCATCCGCGGGGATCTGGTGATCGCCTCGGGATGGGTGAACCGCGCCCGTCGGATCCTGGCCGATCTGCCGGAGGGCGTCGAGCACGGCTATCTGCGCTACCTGGACGCGATCGTCGAGCTGGACTTCTACGGGCTCGGCCCGGCCCGCGAGAGCGCCGTGACCCTGAGGGAGATGGGACAGCGCCTGCACGCCCCACAGCTGACCTCCCTCGGCC
Coding sequences within:
- a CDS encoding DNA-3-methyladenine glycosylase family protein gives rise to the protein MSGLERTWQPTRPTPLGPTLAALRRGAHDPCFKREGTATYWRGLLTPQGPAALRVSRSDAGGPVLAMAWGDGAAWVLDAVPAMLGAFDEPAGFDVTGHPTLGPLARRHPHLPLTRTHQVLEALVPTVIEQKVTGAEAFGSWRALVQRFGEPAPGPAGGHGLRVPPTPDVLAAIPSWEWLHLGIDPARSRAIVAAARVAPSLERLARGTSADADRALRSLPGVGVWTSAEVRVRVFGDADAVSFGDYHVARNVGWALTGRIVDDGELAVLLEPFRPHRGRVQRLVMLSGVAPPRRGPRMAVRTHLPGRS
- a CDS encoding GAP family protein, whose product is MMLDLVGAILPFGLGVSVSPIPIIVSVLILLSPRSRANGIAFLLGWAVGIAAVVTVLTLLAGYLPTDSSDGPNPVAGVLQLALGVWLLVMARRKFRPTESEPGPEAEIDPDTGLPVPQLPGWMSSIASTTPVRSLRSGLLFAGANPKNVAFAAGAALTIGTAGLGTGDVALLLVIYTVIASLTVAVPVGLHLLFPVRTEQPLRALEVWLMRNNTTIAVVLLLVYGVLLIGQGIGSF
- a CDS encoding winged helix DNA-binding domain-containing protein; protein product: MTARGDDWDRLLAARLATHRLLETVPTGADRSTAITAVVDAILGAHAQVMVAGETSIGLRVGGATRSDVRHALEQDRTLVKAHGPRGTVHLLSADGLSRWVGAMGWIGTAGPTPPPAMRLTPEQADAVLAALGTVLLDVELTVDELDEAVIGATGPWAGDLVMPAFGGYWPRWRQLIGIAGHRGLLCFGRPRGRKVTYTSPRTWLPGFDPQPGVGAAVDLVHTYLAAYGPATAAEFAKWLAIRPGRAADLFAQAEADPRLERVDRDGAGCLRVAGAPDVEPRRDQVRLLPLFDAYGVGSQPRERIFPGRAAERALAGGQAGNFPVVLLDGVVAGVWHQRLSGSRVRITVEMFEGPTARRRRAIEEQADRVAAVLQARPEVAFGDISVGAHA